From Deltaproteobacteria bacterium, a single genomic window includes:
- a CDS encoding cytidylate kinase-like family protein produces MPIITISRDSYSHGEEIARKVAERLGYACIGPEIIQRACDCMDLSFTAVEKALNDAPTFLEQLAAQKERCLAMFRAVFFETMSQGNVVYHGVAGHIFLADMPDVVKVRVIADFDERVREEMRRENLTSVEARKRLIRKDKERARWTKQLYGKDDHDPRLYDLYLNLHRISIDAAVAIIAGTAQVSTNGHMEMMRSKLKDMALAAKTEALLLEVFPEVEAVVREGEVFVSVKGSILQEKLIEEKARKIMAKMDGVKRVNIGVAPSIYAPF; encoded by the coding sequence TCACCATCTCTCGAGATTCATACAGCCATGGCGAAGAAATTGCCCGAAAGGTGGCTGAAAGGCTCGGCTATGCCTGTATCGGCCCTGAAATCATTCAGCGCGCCTGCGACTGCATGGATCTTTCCTTCACCGCAGTCGAAAAAGCGTTGAACGATGCGCCCACTTTTCTTGAACAACTGGCCGCGCAGAAGGAACGCTGCTTGGCCATGTTCCGGGCGGTTTTTTTCGAGACCATGAGCCAGGGCAACGTTGTTTACCATGGCGTTGCAGGACACATTTTTCTTGCGGACATGCCCGACGTTGTCAAAGTGCGTGTGATCGCGGACTTCGATGAGCGCGTGCGCGAAGAAATGCGACGGGAGAATCTTACTTCCGTGGAAGCTCGAAAAAGATTGATTCGAAAAGACAAGGAGCGGGCCAGATGGACGAAACAGCTGTACGGCAAAGACGATCACGATCCTCGTCTGTATGACCTTTACCTCAATCTCCATCGCATCAGCATCGACGCCGCCGTGGCGATCATTGCCGGCACGGCGCAAGTGTCCACGAACGGACACATGGAGATGATGCGAAGCAAGCTAAAGGACATGGCTTTGGCGGCCAAGACCGAAGCCTTGCTTCTCGAGGTGTTTCCTGAAGTGGAAGCCGTCGTCAGGGAGGGTGAGGTCTTCGTCAGTGTAAAAGGGTCGATTTTGCAGGAAAAGTTGATAGAAGAGAAAGCAAGGAAGATCATGGCCAAAATGGATGGAGTCAAACGCGTGAACATTGGAGTGGCGCCATCCATCTACGCACCGTTTTGA